Proteins co-encoded in one Spirosoma endbachense genomic window:
- a CDS encoding transketolase: MNSEQLTDLQKTALKVREHIIRMSTDGGCFTGASLSATDLVVYLYKQFLNIKKETLNDPGRDYLFLSKGHDVPALYGTFVELGWLPVERLNNHLSTRDSIYWHPNVIVPGIEFHSGSLGHLPSVALGVALDCKIAGSPNKVVCILGDGELNEGSVWEAVLVANAYKLDNLLFVVDRNFFQANMPTEELIPLEPLVDKFLAFGAGVKRVDGHDFTVLDDTLSIFPFQSGKLNVLIADTRRGKGLPSIEARADRWFCNFTHDEVNALLAELHGEHTATLESETLVVR, from the coding sequence ATGAATAGTGAACAGTTAACTGATCTACAAAAAACAGCCCTGAAAGTTCGGGAACACATCATCCGGATGTCTACGGATGGAGGGTGCTTTACGGGCGCGTCGCTCTCGGCGACGGATCTGGTCGTTTATCTCTACAAACAGTTTCTGAACATAAAAAAAGAAACACTGAACGATCCTGGTCGCGATTACCTGTTTTTGTCGAAAGGCCATGACGTACCCGCCCTTTACGGCACCTTCGTCGAACTGGGCTGGCTCCCTGTCGAACGGCTCAACAATCATTTATCGACACGGGATTCCATTTACTGGCACCCAAATGTGATAGTTCCCGGTATTGAATTTCATTCCGGCTCATTGGGCCATTTGCCATCGGTAGCACTGGGCGTCGCCCTGGATTGTAAAATAGCCGGATCGCCCAATAAGGTCGTCTGTATTCTGGGCGACGGTGAATTAAACGAAGGCTCCGTCTGGGAGGCCGTTCTGGTAGCTAATGCCTACAAGCTTGATAATCTGCTCTTTGTGGTCGACCGAAACTTCTTCCAGGCCAACATGCCTACGGAAGAACTGATTCCACTGGAACCGCTGGTCGATAAATTTTTGGCCTTTGGGGCTGGGGTCAAACGGGTAGATGGGCACGACTTTACAGTGTTAGATGATACACTATCCATATTTCCATTTCAGTCCGGGAAGCTCAATGTGCTCATCGCCGATACGCGCCGGGGCAAAGGCTTGCCGAGTATTGAAGCCCGCGCCGATCGCTGGTTCTGCAATTTCACTCACGATGAAGTAAATGCTCTGCTCGCTGAACTACACGGCGAACACACAGCTACACTGGAATCTGAAACGCTTGTAGTGCGCTAA
- a CDS encoding transketolase family protein has product MTYEELLTQTALADERVVVMTAENRALVRNMPKNLGNRFIDTGITEQTMIGAAAGLALRGRTPVVHALAAFLSMRAYEFIRTDVGIGNLPVKLSSFIPGFLSDGNGPTHQAVEDIALMRGIPNMQVFCPADEQDLLQMLPTIWASKSPSYVRISTRPATYQHNQPFEIGCAEVVSRGSDVTILVYGMLFEQALIAANLLRHDGYSVGLVNMRSLKPVDETVILEVCANSDLVVTVEDHFLTGGLYSIVAETLLKYRKTAHVLPFALKGKWYKPARLNEVLEHEGFTGAQIAQAIIEHLVENLAD; this is encoded by the coding sequence ATGACTTACGAGGAATTACTTACCCAAACTGCTCTTGCCGATGAACGGGTTGTCGTTATGACGGCCGAAAACCGGGCACTGGTACGGAATATGCCCAAAAATCTTGGTAATCGCTTTATCGACACCGGCATTACGGAACAGACTATGATTGGTGCGGCTGCGGGACTGGCGCTACGGGGCCGCACTCCCGTTGTTCATGCCCTGGCGGCTTTCCTGTCGATGCGGGCTTATGAATTTATCCGTACCGATGTTGGCATTGGTAATCTGCCCGTTAAACTGAGCAGCTTTATTCCGGGTTTTTTGTCTGATGGCAATGGCCCTACGCACCAGGCGGTTGAAGATATCGCCCTGATGCGGGGTATTCCGAACATGCAGGTCTTTTGCCCGGCTGATGAACAGGATCTACTCCAGATGCTACCCACGATCTGGGCCTCAAAATCGCCATCCTACGTGCGGATCTCAACCCGACCAGCCACCTATCAACACAACCAACCCTTCGAAATCGGGTGCGCCGAAGTGGTCTCGAGGGGTTCCGATGTAACGATTCTGGTGTACGGTATGCTCTTCGAACAGGCATTGATTGCCGCCAATTTGTTACGTCATGATGGGTACTCGGTTGGTCTGGTGAATATGCGCAGTCTGAAACCGGTAGACGAAACGGTCATTCTGGAGGTTTGTGCCAATTCGGATCTGGTCGTGACCGTTGAGGATCATTTCCTGACTGGTGGGCTGTATAGTATTGTGGCAGAAACACTTCTCAAATACCGCAAAACGGCCCATGTTCTCCCCTTTGCCCTGAAAGGGAAATGGTATAAACCGGCCCGCCTGAATGAAGTACTGGAACATGAAGGATTTACGGGGGCCCAAATTGCCCAGGCCATCATCGAGCATCTGGTAGAAAATCTAGCCGACTGA
- a CDS encoding aminotransferase class III-fold pyridoxal phosphate-dependent enzyme produces the protein MNSIRFNETYPDITVSDQYYERALAVQKPITQTLAKGPGQFTKGIAPKYLDRGKGAHVWDVDGNEYLDFNAAIGPVSLGYCYPVVDEAIRQQLSKGITFSLMHPLEVELSELIQEIIPNAEAVKISKTGADVCSAAIRVARAFTGREKVFCCGYHGWHDWYIAVTSRNAGIPDAIQDMTYTFEYNDIDSIKAALDDTVAALILEPFIFEAPKPGFLEELAEVCRENGTLLIFDEMWTGFRIAIGGAQEYFNVKPDLAVYSKACANGMPIALLTGRTDVMNLFNNEVFSYTTFGGEALSLAACIATINELRDKNVPAYLDEKGGLLKNGYNQLAAELGLSHLTRCIGYNCRSMVTFAPGAGNGLELKTLMQQEMIKRGILWAGFHNMCFSHSDEDIAYTLSAYRDVLPIMKEAIESGNVKSYLHGEVLEAVFRKTSDYNIKPRVTV, from the coding sequence ATGAATAGTATCCGTTTTAACGAAACCTATCCTGACATTACAGTGTCGGATCAGTATTACGAACGGGCATTGGCCGTTCAGAAGCCCATTACCCAGACGCTTGCCAAAGGACCAGGGCAGTTTACGAAAGGTATTGCCCCGAAATACCTTGATCGTGGCAAAGGCGCACACGTTTGGGATGTCGATGGCAACGAATACCTTGATTTTAACGCAGCCATTGGGCCGGTTTCGCTGGGTTATTGCTATCCCGTTGTCGATGAGGCCATTCGACAGCAGCTCAGCAAAGGCATCACCTTCTCGCTGATGCATCCGCTTGAAGTTGAACTCTCGGAGTTGATTCAGGAAATTATTCCGAATGCTGAAGCGGTAAAAATCAGTAAGACCGGTGCCGATGTTTGCTCGGCCGCCATTCGTGTGGCCCGTGCGTTTACGGGTCGCGAAAAAGTCTTCTGCTGCGGCTATCATGGCTGGCACGACTGGTACATCGCCGTTACGAGCCGGAATGCAGGTATTCCAGATGCGATTCAGGATATGACCTACACGTTTGAATACAATGACATCGACAGCATCAAGGCAGCGCTCGACGACACCGTTGCTGCACTGATCCTGGAACCGTTCATCTTCGAAGCACCTAAACCCGGATTTCTGGAAGAACTGGCGGAGGTTTGCCGCGAAAACGGAACCCTGTTGATCTTCGACGAAATGTGGACTGGTTTTCGGATCGCGATCGGTGGGGCACAGGAGTATTTCAACGTCAAACCCGACCTGGCGGTTTATTCCAAAGCCTGTGCCAATGGCATGCCCATCGCCCTCCTGACCGGCCGTACTGATGTGATGAATCTCTTTAACAATGAAGTATTTAGCTATACAACATTCGGCGGGGAAGCCCTCTCTCTCGCTGCCTGCATCGCTACGATCAACGAACTTCGCGATAAAAATGTACCGGCTTATCTCGACGAAAAAGGCGGCTTACTGAAAAATGGCTACAACCAGCTGGCTGCTGAACTAGGTCTATCGCACCTGACCAGGTGCATTGGCTATAACTGCCGATCGATGGTTACGTTCGCGCCTGGCGCTGGTAATGGGTTGGAACTCAAAACCCTGATGCAACAGGAAATGATCAAGCGCGGCATCTTGTGGGCGGGTTTTCACAACATGTGTTTCAGTCACTCCGATGAGGATATTGCCTATACGCTTTCGGCCTACCGGGATGTGCTGCCGATTATGAAGGAAGCGATCGAAAGCGGTAACGTAAAATCGTATCTGCACGGTGAAGTGCTCGAAGCGGTATTCCGCAAAACGAGTGATTATAACATCAAACCGAGGGTAACAGTTTGA
- a CDS encoding SDR family oxidoreductase: MLDKFSLTDRVAIVTGALGLIGRNHCRALAEAGANVVVADLNEEAARSFASQLGDTHFGIGLDVTDEATVKQVRDRILERYGRIDVLVNNAALNEAVENPAMALELTAFENFPVSQFRASLEVNVTGVFLCSQVFGSVMAQQGKGSIINVASTYGLVGPDQRIYRNEAGEQTFYKTAAYPATKGAVVNFTRFLAAYWGQKGVRVNTLSPGGVENGQNEFFISNYSAKTVLGRMAQPDEYQGAVVFLASDASAYMSGANLVVDGGWTAI, encoded by the coding sequence GTGCTTGATAAATTTTCACTTACCGATCGGGTGGCTATTGTGACCGGGGCGCTTGGGCTGATCGGGCGCAACCACTGCCGGGCACTGGCGGAAGCCGGAGCCAATGTCGTTGTGGCCGACCTAAACGAAGAAGCGGCTCGGTCGTTCGCTTCCCAATTGGGCGATACTCATTTTGGCATCGGACTCGATGTAACCGATGAAGCAACGGTTAAACAAGTCCGCGACCGGATTCTGGAACGTTATGGCCGAATTGACGTACTGGTCAACAATGCAGCTTTAAACGAAGCCGTCGAAAATCCGGCCATGGCGCTGGAATTAACGGCTTTCGAAAACTTTCCAGTGTCCCAGTTTCGGGCATCACTGGAAGTCAATGTAACAGGTGTTTTCCTGTGTTCTCAGGTATTCGGTAGCGTGATGGCCCAACAAGGCAAAGGCAGCATTATCAACGTAGCTTCTACCTATGGACTTGTGGGTCCCGACCAGCGCATTTACCGCAATGAAGCAGGCGAACAGACTTTTTACAAAACAGCCGCTTATCCGGCCACCAAGGGTGCCGTAGTCAATTTCACCCGGTTTCTGGCCGCTTACTGGGGGCAGAAAGGCGTTCGGGTCAATACGCTCTCGCCGGGCGGTGTAGAAAACGGCCAGAACGAGTTTTTCATCTCGAATTACTCCGCTAAAACCGTACTGGGTCGTATGGCCCAACCCGATGAGTATCAGGGGGCTGTTGTTTTTCTGGCCAGCGATGCATCGGCTTACATGTCGGGTGCCAATCTGGTAGTCGATGGTGGCTGGACGGCAATTTAA
- a CDS encoding KdsC family phosphatase: MNQELIEKAARIKLLLTDCDGVLTDAGVYYGEKGEVLKKFNMRDGMAVERLRKLVGVETGIITGETSPSVVSRAAKLKITELHLGSKDKLSLLAEILERKDLDASEVAFIGDDVNDLEIQKAVGFSACPADATRYNKSIVDYCCDAKGGEGCFRELAELIIDAKHIVSVQLASTIQPNENHYT; the protein is encoded by the coding sequence TTGAATCAGGAATTAATCGAAAAAGCTGCTCGCATAAAACTCCTATTGACGGACTGCGATGGCGTTCTGACCGATGCAGGCGTTTATTACGGCGAAAAAGGCGAGGTGCTGAAGAAATTCAACATGCGGGATGGTATGGCCGTTGAGCGGCTTCGGAAACTGGTGGGTGTTGAGACGGGAATTATTACCGGCGAAACCTCACCATCGGTTGTGTCGCGGGCTGCCAAATTAAAGATTACAGAGTTGCACCTTGGCAGTAAAGATAAGCTGTCTTTACTGGCCGAGATCCTGGAGCGCAAGGATTTAGATGCGTCGGAAGTAGCGTTCATCGGCGACGACGTCAACGATCTGGAGATCCAGAAAGCCGTTGGATTTTCGGCCTGCCCGGCTGATGCAACCCGTTACAACAAATCCATTGTCGATTACTGCTGCGATGCGAAAGGTGGCGAAGGCTGCTTCCGCGAACTGGCCGAATTAATTATTGACGCCAAACATATTGTATCCGTTCAACTTGCATCAACCATACAACCCAATGAGAACCATTACACTTAA
- a CDS encoding N-acetylneuraminate synthase family protein, which yields MRTITLNTGRKIGHGQPSYVIAEIGINHNGSLELAKKLIDEAVAARADAVKFQKRTPEICVPRDQWNIMRDTPWGRMTYIDYKRKTEFGMLEYTAIDQYCHEQGIDWFASAWDVESVDFLEAFDPCLYKLASASLTDLALIEKILHTGRPLMLSTGMSTMAEIEEAIALVEEYDTDYPLLVAHSTSAYPCKPEELNLRMVPTLQAAYPTIPIGYSGHETGLSTTVAAVTLGATFVERHFTLDRAMWGSDHAASVEPQGLQRLVRDIRDVETALGDGVKKVYESELGPMKRLRVNINSAFSV from the coding sequence ATGAGAACCATTACACTTAACACAGGCCGAAAAATTGGCCATGGACAACCCAGTTATGTCATTGCCGAAATTGGCATTAACCACAACGGCTCGCTCGAACTGGCTAAAAAATTGATCGATGAAGCCGTAGCCGCCAGAGCCGATGCGGTGAAGTTTCAGAAACGGACGCCCGAAATTTGCGTTCCCCGCGATCAGTGGAACATCATGCGCGACACGCCCTGGGGTCGCATGACCTACATCGACTATAAGCGCAAAACTGAATTTGGCATGCTGGAATATACGGCCATCGATCAGTATTGTCACGAACAGGGTATCGACTGGTTTGCTTCGGCCTGGGATGTGGAGTCGGTCGATTTTCTGGAAGCCTTCGATCCATGTCTGTACAAACTGGCCTCAGCCTCATTGACCGACCTGGCGCTGATCGAAAAAATTCTGCATACGGGTCGCCCGCTCATGCTCTCCACGGGCATGTCGACCATGGCTGAAATCGAAGAAGCGATCGCGCTCGTTGAGGAATACGATACTGACTATCCGCTTTTAGTTGCGCATTCAACTTCGGCTTACCCCTGCAAACCCGAAGAATTAAATCTGCGGATGGTTCCAACCCTCCAGGCTGCTTACCCAACAATTCCGATTGGTTATTCGGGACATGAAACAGGCCTTTCGACAACGGTTGCCGCGGTTACGCTGGGAGCAACCTTTGTGGAGCGCCATTTCACACTCGACCGGGCTATGTGGGGTTCTGACCATGCCGCATCGGTTGAACCACAGGGATTACAGCGACTGGTCCGCGACATTCGTGATGTCGAAACCGCCCTCGGTGATGGAGTCAAAAAAGTATATGAATCTGAACTTGGGCCGATGAAGCGGCTACGGGTAAATATTAATTCCGCTTTTTCGGTCTAA
- a CDS encoding sterol desaturase family protein, giving the protein MMPQAELVRITTAILVVWIVGILIWERVAPYRKGLPLFRDGFWVDLVWYTLIQSYFLKILIFDYIIAPLQTHFDWSDWQFVRHWPVWVQVLFFLFTHDLYIYLFHRFQHANKWLWRTHEAHHSNKEVDFLAGSRSHVVEIIINQTIEFAPIILLGADPAVIPIKALLDAMFGMFIHANIRVRLGSLKYIFNSPHLHLWHHANYQEVFHANFGTKFSFFDYLFGTAYDPEHTPGNLPENWGLYYDYPKDYFLQHAFSVKRFDERKLQSNKWFSRYYMLRPNLLRFLKKRLNRQTNPSPLETENVN; this is encoded by the coding sequence ATGATGCCGCAGGCAGAATTAGTACGAATCACGACCGCTATTCTGGTGGTCTGGATCGTCGGCATTCTTATCTGGGAACGGGTTGCACCCTACCGCAAGGGGCTTCCGCTGTTTCGGGATGGGTTTTGGGTTGACCTGGTTTGGTATACCCTTATTCAGAGTTACTTTCTCAAGATTCTGATTTTCGATTACATTATTGCTCCGTTGCAAACGCACTTCGACTGGTCAGACTGGCAATTTGTCAGGCACTGGCCAGTTTGGGTACAGGTGTTGTTTTTTCTGTTTACCCACGACCTGTACATTTACCTTTTTCACCGTTTTCAACACGCCAACAAGTGGCTCTGGCGAACGCACGAAGCCCATCACTCCAATAAAGAGGTCGACTTTCTGGCTGGATCACGTTCTCACGTTGTCGAAATCATTATCAACCAGACCATCGAGTTTGCGCCAATTATCTTACTCGGTGCCGATCCGGCCGTAATTCCGATCAAGGCACTGCTGGATGCCATGTTCGGCATGTTCATCCATGCCAATATCCGGGTCAGGCTGGGGTCCTTAAAGTATATCTTTAACAGTCCGCACCTTCATTTGTGGCATCATGCTAATTATCAGGAAGTTTTCCATGCTAACTTTGGCACGAAGTTTTCGTTTTTCGACTATTTGTTTGGCACTGCCTATGATCCTGAACATACGCCAGGCAATCTTCCGGAAAACTGGGGCTTATACTATGATTACCCGAAAGACTATTTTTTGCAGCACGCTTTTTCGGTGAAACGGTTTGACGAACGAAAGCTTCAATCCAATAAATGGTTTTCACGCTATTACATGCTTCGCCCCAACCTGTTGCGTTTCCTGAAGAAACGACTCAACCGACAAACGAATCCCTCGCCATTAGAAACTGAAAACGTCAACTGA
- a CDS encoding DMT family transporter, translating to MQAWFFLFIAASFETAWTYSVKYMTFDLLKTLRWNTFYTPNVGLPILLPFVGYVVFGIANIYFFSQAIKQIPTPTAFAVWTAMALALIKAVDVFIFKTNWSLTELFFLTLIGVGIVGLRVYSAG from the coding sequence GTGCAAGCCTGGTTTTTCCTGTTCATCGCAGCTTCTTTTGAAACTGCCTGGACCTATTCCGTCAAATATATGACGTTCGATCTGTTAAAAACGCTCCGCTGGAATACGTTCTACACACCAAATGTCGGTTTGCCAATTCTGCTTCCGTTTGTTGGCTATGTCGTTTTTGGGATAGCCAACATCTATTTTTTTTCGCAGGCCATCAAACAGATTCCTACGCCAACGGCCTTTGCGGTCTGGACTGCCATGGCCCTGGCATTGATCAAAGCCGTCGATGTGTTTATTTTCAAAACCAACTGGTCCCTGACCGAACTGTTTTTTCTGACACTTATTGGCGTTGGCATTGTCGGTTTGCGAGTGTACTCGGCGGGGTAA
- the hslU gene encoding ATP-dependent protease ATPase subunit HslU: MTQLLKDLTPRQIVAELDQYIIGQNDAKRNVAIALRNRWRRMNSTADMQREITPNNILMIGATGVGKTEIARRLAKIADAPFIKVEASKFTEVGYVGRDVESMVRDLVEQSVNMVRAAKKEAVQVRAQQLVEDAILDILIPPVKSANGQLGFETDVKDPDAELNERTRERFREKIRSGEMDDRKIDIDVQQSQTPNIGIMGGAVDDLSMMNIQEMIGGMMPKRGKKRKVTIAEARTILLEEEAAKLIDMDEVKEEAIRKAEDAGIIFIDEIDKVASARSGNGGGPDVSREGVQRDLLPIVEGSAVNTKYGVIHTDHILFIAAGAFHVTKPSDLIPELQGRFPIRVELQSLSENDFYQILKEPKNALTKQYVAMLAAEGVELSFQDDALREMAHIAFEVNAEVENIGARRLQTVLSHLMNDFMFDIPDVIGANAHVVVTKELVNEKLDSLVQNRDLSQYIL, translated from the coding sequence ATGACTCAATTACTCAAAGACCTTACCCCTCGGCAGATTGTTGCCGAATTGGATCAATACATCATCGGCCAGAACGATGCCAAACGCAACGTAGCGATTGCCCTCCGTAATCGCTGGCGCCGGATGAACAGTACTGCCGATATGCAGCGTGAAATAACGCCTAACAATATTCTGATGATCGGCGCAACGGGCGTTGGGAAAACCGAAATTGCCCGTCGACTCGCCAAAATTGCTGATGCGCCCTTTATAAAAGTCGAAGCTTCGAAGTTTACCGAGGTTGGTTATGTCGGTCGCGATGTCGAAAGCATGGTCCGCGATCTGGTCGAACAGTCGGTCAATATGGTGCGGGCGGCTAAGAAAGAAGCCGTTCAGGTTCGCGCCCAGCAACTCGTTGAAGATGCCATCCTCGATATTCTGATTCCGCCCGTAAAATCAGCGAATGGCCAACTGGGTTTTGAGACTGATGTTAAAGATCCCGATGCCGAGTTGAATGAACGAACCCGTGAGCGTTTCCGCGAGAAGATACGTTCTGGCGAAATGGACGACCGGAAGATTGATATCGATGTTCAACAAAGTCAGACGCCAAACATCGGTATCATGGGTGGTGCAGTCGATGACCTGTCGATGATGAACATTCAGGAAATGATTGGGGGTATGATGCCCAAACGCGGTAAAAAACGCAAAGTCACCATCGCTGAAGCCCGAACGATTCTGCTCGAAGAAGAAGCAGCCAAGCTGATCGATATGGACGAGGTAAAAGAAGAAGCGATCCGTAAAGCAGAAGATGCCGGTATAATTTTCATCGACGAAATCGATAAGGTAGCGTCTGCCCGTTCGGGTAATGGTGGTGGCCCGGATGTGAGTCGGGAGGGTGTCCAGCGTGATCTGTTGCCTATCGTTGAGGGTAGCGCGGTCAATACCAAATATGGTGTTATCCATACCGATCACATTCTGTTCATTGCGGCCGGTGCTTTCCACGTTACCAAACCCAGTGATCTGATTCCAGAGTTACAGGGCCGTTTCCCGATCCGGGTAGAGCTGCAAAGCCTGTCGGAGAATGATTTTTACCAGATTTTAAAAGAGCCTAAAAACGCGCTGACCAAGCAATATGTGGCGATGTTAGCTGCCGAAGGGGTAGAACTAAGTTTTCAGGACGACGCCCTGCGCGAAATGGCTCATATTGCTTTCGAAGTCAATGCCGAGGTTGAAAACATTGGTGCCCGGCGATTACAGACCGTTCTGAGCCATCTCATGAACGACTTCATGTTCGATATTCCGGACGTTATCGGAGCCAATGCTCATGTAGTGGTTACGAAAGAGCTGGTCAATGAAAAACTCGACAGCTTAGTGCAAAACCGCGATTTAAGTCAATATATTTTGTAA